Proteins encoded by one window of Parafrankia discariae:
- a CDS encoding ABC transporter ATP-binding protein, which yields MGVVATSTDSSVAGVTTEPALEVRHVTKRYGGLTAISDVSLRVDPGEVCGFIGPNGAGKTTLFDIISGLTPPTSGAVFLDGVDVTRQLPERRARSGVRRTFQRAQLYSRLSVEDNVLTAMEWRGGGGGLLADLLATPGRRRREAERREHALSVLAACGLADLRHKPAGALPIGQARLVELARAIADRPRLLLLDEPTSGLSAHETELFGEQIQRLRTTGVAVVLVEHDVGFVMGQSDRVVVLNLGSVLAEGTPDEIQAHPAVRAAYLG from the coding sequence GTGGGTGTGGTTGCGACCAGCACCGACAGCAGCGTCGCCGGGGTGACCACGGAACCGGCACTGGAGGTCCGCCACGTCACCAAGCGCTACGGCGGTCTCACCGCCATCAGTGATGTGTCCCTGCGGGTGGACCCCGGCGAGGTCTGTGGCTTCATCGGCCCGAACGGCGCCGGCAAGACCACCCTGTTCGACATCATCTCGGGCCTGACGCCGCCCACGTCGGGCGCCGTGTTCCTCGACGGAGTGGACGTCACCCGGCAGCTCCCGGAACGTCGCGCGCGTTCCGGTGTGCGTCGTACCTTCCAACGCGCGCAGCTGTACAGCCGCCTCTCGGTGGAGGACAACGTCCTGACCGCCATGGAATGGCGCGGCGGTGGGGGCGGGCTGCTCGCCGACCTGTTAGCCACGCCCGGCCGCCGGCGGCGCGAGGCCGAGCGGCGGGAGCACGCGCTGTCGGTGCTCGCCGCCTGCGGGCTGGCCGACCTGCGGCACAAGCCCGCCGGGGCGCTGCCGATCGGCCAGGCCCGGCTGGTGGAGCTGGCGCGGGCGATCGCCGACCGACCCCGGCTGCTGCTGCTCGACGAGCCGACGTCGGGCCTGTCCGCGCACGAGACGGAACTCTTCGGCGAGCAGATCCAGCGCCTGCGCACGACCGGCGTGGCGGTCGTGCTCGTCGAGCACGACGTCGGCTTCGTCATGGGCCAGTCGGACCGGGTCGTGGTGCTGAACCTCGGCTCCGTCCTGGCCGAGGGCACACCGGACGAGATTCAGGCCCACCCCGCCGTCCGAGCGGCCTACCTGGGCTGA
- a CDS encoding ABC transporter substrate-binding protein, with protein MLAAALALVAACGSGGDGGGASTAAPGTDAGTTATLSRSSATQPATWKTLPVSGTLPCSGHSPDPTRGITPTSIKVGGIGTLSGGGTSTYQEADLGAQARFDRENAAGGVFGRTIDYTGMVDDAQNAQQNADAGKKLAENEKVFAAAPVTTTMAGYVDALCKNVVPAFGWSFNSGFCGRANTFGFTGCLLPDKYNSIQVGPYVELLSKSSDKSVVLLGVDNASAKQGVADTKDALERAGLDVVMTNTTLQYGQPPSDPSSLVRQIMTANHGKPPALVYHVTDFVNVTALAQTLTAAGYQGIQTSSVGYDPRLTGLEALNKTYTAVQWLPFEETANPTVRQMTDDINKYGKGAKLSLTSAMGWISADMLISGLKATGKDLTVDKFLSTMNSPDYHYGDGIFIAQSTWPENHFYGAPCSASTQLKDGHYSLAVPLVCNNPYTN; from the coding sequence GTGCTGGCGGCGGCACTCGCCCTGGTGGCCGCCTGCGGGAGCGGCGGGGACGGCGGCGGCGCCAGCACGGCGGCACCAGGCACGGACGCCGGGACGACGGCGACACTCTCGCGCTCCTCCGCGACGCAGCCGGCCACCTGGAAGACCCTCCCGGTGTCGGGCACCCTGCCCTGCTCCGGCCACTCGCCCGACCCGACCCGGGGGATCACCCCCACCAGCATCAAGGTCGGCGGGATCGGCACCCTCAGCGGCGGTGGCACCTCCACCTACCAGGAGGCGGACCTCGGCGCCCAGGCCCGGTTCGACCGGGAGAACGCCGCGGGCGGCGTGTTCGGCCGCACGATCGACTACACCGGCATGGTCGACGACGCGCAGAACGCCCAGCAGAACGCCGACGCCGGGAAGAAGCTGGCCGAGAACGAGAAGGTCTTCGCCGCGGCCCCGGTGACGACCACGATGGCGGGCTACGTCGACGCGCTGTGCAAGAACGTGGTGCCGGCGTTCGGCTGGTCGTTCAACAGCGGGTTCTGCGGCCGGGCGAACACCTTCGGCTTCACCGGCTGCCTGCTGCCGGACAAGTACAACTCGATCCAGGTCGGCCCGTACGTCGAGCTGCTGTCCAAGAGTTCGGACAAGAGTGTCGTCCTGCTCGGCGTCGACAACGCCTCGGCCAAGCAGGGCGTCGCCGACACCAAGGATGCCCTGGAACGAGCCGGGCTGGACGTCGTCATGACGAACACCACCCTGCAGTACGGGCAGCCGCCCTCGGACCCGTCCTCCCTGGTCCGGCAGATCATGACCGCCAACCACGGCAAGCCGCCGGCGCTCGTCTACCACGTCACCGACTTCGTGAACGTGACCGCGCTGGCCCAGACGCTGACCGCCGCCGGCTACCAGGGCATCCAGACCAGTTCGGTGGGCTACGACCCGCGGCTGACCGGCCTGGAGGCGCTGAACAAGACCTACACGGCCGTCCAGTGGCTGCCGTTCGAGGAGACCGCCAACCCGACGGTGCGCCAGATGACCGACGACATCAACAAGTACGGCAAGGGCGCCAAGCTGTCCCTTACCTCGGCGATGGGGTGGATCTCCGCCGACATGCTGATCTCCGGCCTCAAGGCGACCGGCAAGGATCTCACCGTCGACAAGTTCCTGAGCACAATGAACAGCCCGGACTACCACTACGGTGACGGCATCTTCATCGCTCAGTCGACGTGGCCGGAGAATCATTTCTACGGCGCTCCCTGCAGTGCCTCCACCCAGTTGAAGGACGGCCACTACTCGCTCGCCGTTCCGCTCGTCTGCAACAACCCCTACACCAACTAG
- a CDS encoding TetR/AcrR family transcriptional regulator, with product MTAVPQPKPAAEPVWSSGADSQLRTQRWDDDLPRSRRGAETRARLVEAAKSVFEEKGFHDARVSDIGERAGLTHSAFYHYFDSKEDILREVVTAIDHALNSGMDVILDPSSPATPRERLTKAIRIRFEAHREEARIMNVIEQVARYNESINALWSELYQRHCEEMAHSIKQLQRRGLADATLDAVIATDALATMTLRFAEQSLMQDGSRYDFDIAVDQITKIFINALQLRDPKKRRRRDDSG from the coding sequence ATGACAGCAGTTCCCCAGCCGAAGCCGGCGGCGGAACCGGTCTGGAGCTCCGGCGCCGACAGTCAGCTCAGGACACAGCGCTGGGACGACGACCTGCCGCGCTCCCGCCGGGGAGCCGAGACAAGGGCCCGACTGGTGGAGGCGGCGAAGAGTGTCTTCGAGGAGAAGGGTTTCCACGACGCGCGGGTCTCCGACATCGGCGAGCGTGCCGGCCTGACCCACAGCGCCTTCTACCACTACTTCGACTCGAAGGAGGACATCCTCCGGGAGGTGGTCACCGCCATAGACCATGCCCTCAACTCGGGTATGGATGTCATTCTTGATCCATCTTCTCCCGCCACCCCCCGCGAGCGCCTCACGAAGGCGATCCGAATTCGTTTCGAGGCACACCGCGAGGAAGCGCGGATCATGAATGTCATCGAGCAGGTGGCGCGGTACAACGAGTCGATCAACGCTCTCTGGAGCGAGCTCTACCAGCGGCACTGTGAGGAGATGGCGCACTCGATCAAACAGCTCCAGCGACGCGGCCTGGCGGACGCGACCCTCGACGCGGTCATCGCCACCGACGCGCTCGCCACGATGACACTGCGTTTCGCCGAACAGTCACTCATGCAGGACGGCTCTCGATACGACTTCGACATCGCCGTCGACCAGATCACCAAGATCTTCATCAACGCGCTGCAACTTCGCGACCCCAAGAAGCGCCGCCGGCGTGACGACAGCGGCTAG
- a CDS encoding aldehyde dehydrogenase family protein → MLVDGELVEADSGKRFDNINPATEQLLGQVADASTVEMRRAITAARRAFDTTDWSTNHSFRKRCLEQLQDALESEREELREELILEVGCPRMVTSGPQLDDPLESALRYPAKLIDEFPWESDLPDGMAMGVLNRRRVRKEPAGVVGAIVPWNFPFEVALNKLGQILATGNTVVLKPAPDTPWNATRIGRLVAERTDIPPGVVNVVTSSDHLVGEELTLSPQVDLISFTGSTTVGQRIMAKGAATMKRVFLELGGKSATIVLDDADFPSALMAGLGVCYHAGQGCAVQTRMLLPRSRYAEGVEVLKAAFAAVPYGDPQRPDVMMGPLISAKQRARVLGYIEKGVAEGATLALGGSRPEHLPTGWYVEPTLFTDVDNSMTIAQEEIFGPVLVVIPFDDDDDAVRIANESVYGLSGGVFSGSLERSFAVARRVRTGGMCVNGGTPYGADLPFGGYKHSGIGRQNGTLGFEQYLETKSLAWPKA, encoded by the coding sequence ATGCTTGTGGACGGCGAGCTCGTCGAAGCCGACTCGGGCAAGCGATTCGACAACATCAACCCCGCGACCGAACAGTTATTGGGCCAGGTGGCGGACGCCTCCACGGTGGAGATGCGGCGGGCGATCACGGCCGCCCGCCGCGCGTTCGACACAACCGACTGGTCGACGAACCATTCCTTCCGCAAGCGCTGCCTCGAGCAGTTGCAGGACGCGCTGGAGAGCGAGCGTGAGGAGCTGCGCGAGGAGCTCATCCTCGAAGTCGGCTGCCCACGGATGGTGACCAGCGGCCCGCAGCTCGACGACCCGTTGGAGAGCGCGCTTCGTTACCCGGCCAAGCTGATCGACGAGTTCCCCTGGGAGTCGGATCTCCCGGACGGCATGGCGATGGGCGTGCTCAACCGGCGGCGGGTCCGCAAGGAACCGGCCGGTGTGGTCGGCGCCATCGTGCCGTGGAACTTCCCCTTCGAGGTGGCCCTCAACAAGCTCGGCCAGATCCTCGCCACCGGCAACACCGTGGTGCTCAAGCCCGCTCCGGACACGCCGTGGAACGCCACCCGCATCGGCCGGCTGGTCGCCGAGCGCACGGACATCCCGCCCGGCGTGGTCAACGTCGTCACCTCCTCGGACCACCTGGTGGGGGAGGAGCTGACGCTCTCCCCGCAGGTCGACCTCATCTCCTTCACCGGATCGACCACCGTCGGGCAGCGGATCATGGCGAAGGGCGCGGCGACGATGAAGCGGGTGTTCCTCGAGCTCGGGGGCAAGTCCGCGACGATCGTCCTCGACGACGCGGATTTCCCGAGCGCGCTCATGGCCGGCCTGGGCGTGTGCTACCACGCCGGTCAGGGCTGCGCCGTCCAGACCCGGATGCTGTTGCCGCGGTCGCGTTACGCCGAGGGTGTCGAGGTGCTGAAGGCCGCCTTCGCGGCGGTGCCCTACGGCGACCCGCAACGCCCGGACGTGATGATGGGCCCGCTGATCTCGGCCAAGCAGCGGGCTCGCGTGCTCGGCTACATCGAGAAGGGGGTGGCGGAGGGCGCCACCCTCGCTCTCGGCGGCAGTCGGCCCGAGCACCTGCCCACCGGCTGGTACGTCGAGCCCACCTTGTTCACCGATGTGGACAACTCGATGACGATCGCCCAGGAGGAGATCTTCGGGCCGGTTCTCGTGGTGATCCCGTTCGACGATGACGACGACGCCGTCCGGATCGCCAACGAGAGTGTCTACGGGCTCAGCGGCGGTGTCTTCTCCGGATCCCTGGAACGGTCGTTCGCCGTGGCCCGCCGGGTGCGCACCGGGGGGATGTGCGTCAACGGCGGCACGCCCTACGGAGCCGACCTGCCCTTCGGGGGCTACAAGCACAGCGGGATCGGCCGGCAGAACGGCACGCTGGGATTCGAGCAGTACCTGGAGACCAAGTCCCTCGCCTGGCCGAAGGCCTAG
- a CDS encoding cytochrome P450, whose product MSITSHLGDVYYDPYDFQIDADPYPVWRRLRDEAPLYHNEKHDFYALSRFEDVERALSEWGTFLSGRGTLLEIIKANVPIPPGNILFEDPPVHHAHRGVMARVFTPKKMNALESKVREFCGRSLDPFVGTAGFDFIGDLGTHMAMRTIGYLLGIPEEDQETIRALFDDNLRIEDPDNPTPPDIGIEGAFSDYVDWRAEHPSDDLMTELMNAEFEDETGTVRTLTRDEVIAYINLLAGAGNETTARLVGWAGKLLGEHADQRRELAADRSLIPNAVEEVLRYEAPSPVQARYIEREVELHGRTIPAGGVVLLLNGSANRDERRFPDPDRFDIHRSVGRHLGFGYGIHHCLGAALARLEGRVALDEVLQRFPDWEVDWDNAVQARTSTVRGWEKMPVRIG is encoded by the coding sequence GTGTCAATCACCAGCCATTTAGGTGACGTCTACTACGACCCCTACGACTTCCAGATCGACGCCGACCCCTACCCGGTGTGGCGGCGGCTGCGCGACGAGGCGCCGCTCTACCACAACGAGAAGCACGACTTCTACGCGCTGAGCCGCTTCGAGGACGTCGAGCGCGCCCTGAGCGAGTGGGGCACCTTCCTGTCCGGGCGGGGCACCCTCCTGGAGATCATCAAGGCGAACGTCCCCATACCCCCCGGGAACATCCTCTTCGAGGACCCTCCCGTGCACCACGCGCACCGCGGTGTCATGGCCCGGGTGTTCACGCCGAAGAAGATGAACGCCCTCGAGTCGAAGGTCCGGGAGTTCTGCGGGCGATCCCTCGACCCGTTCGTCGGCACCGCTGGCTTCGACTTCATCGGAGACCTCGGCACGCACATGGCGATGCGCACGATCGGCTATCTCCTGGGTATTCCGGAGGAGGACCAGGAGACGATCAGGGCCCTCTTCGACGACAATCTCCGCATCGAGGACCCGGACAACCCGACGCCACCCGACATCGGCATCGAGGGCGCGTTCAGCGACTACGTCGACTGGCGGGCCGAACATCCCTCGGACGACCTCATGACGGAACTCATGAACGCGGAGTTCGAGGACGAGACCGGGACCGTCCGCACGCTGACCCGGGATGAGGTGATCGCCTACATCAACCTGCTGGCCGGGGCCGGGAACGAGACGACGGCCCGGCTCGTCGGCTGGGCCGGGAAGCTCCTCGGCGAGCACGCGGACCAGCGCCGCGAGCTCGCCGCCGATCGATCACTGATTCCCAACGCGGTGGAGGAGGTGCTGCGCTACGAGGCGCCCTCCCCGGTACAGGCGCGGTACATCGAACGCGAGGTGGAACTGCACGGCCGGACGATACCCGCGGGCGGCGTCGTCCTCCTCCTCAACGGTTCCGCCAACCGGGACGAGCGCCGTTTCCCCGATCCCGACCGTTTCGACATCCACCGCTCCGTGGGTCGCCATCTCGGTTTCGGCTACGGCATCCACCACTGCCTCGGTGCCGCACTGGCCCGCCTCGAGGGCCGGGTCGCGCTGGACGAGGTGCTCCAGCGCTTCCCCGACTGGGAGGTCGACTGGGACAACGCGGTCCAGGCCCGCACCTCGACCGTGCGGGGCTGGGAGAAGATGCCCGTCCGCATCGGCTGA
- a CDS encoding amidohydrolase family protein, translated as MQQSDMILISIDDHSIEPPDMYKRHVPAKWLDQAPKVVRGEEGADLWVFQGQATATPFGMAATVGWPREEWGFHPGSMSEMRPGCFDVHERVRDMNVNGVLASMCFPTMAGFNARTFSEAGDKQISYIMLQAYNDWHIDEWCATYPGRFIPLGIVPMWDVDLAVAEIRRIARKGCRAISFLEAPHGQGWPSFLSGYWDPMLKALVDEDMVLCLHIGGAWDIVQLAPEAPVDHSIVIPSQLTMLTAQDLLFGPTLRRFPKLRVALSEGGIGWIPFYLDRIDRHFQNQTWIEGDFGGKLPSEVFREHFLACFITDPAGLKMRHDIGVDVIAWECDYPHTDTTWPESPEFVWNELQAAGVPDAEIHKITWENSARFFNWDPFSHVPKEQATVGALRAQATDVDVTRMSRAEWRKRNEAAGVGRVEADGLQDVSAAR; from the coding sequence ATGCAGCAGTCGGACATGATCCTGATCAGCATTGACGACCATTCGATCGAGCCCCCGGACATGTACAAGCGGCATGTTCCGGCGAAGTGGCTGGACCAGGCCCCGAAAGTCGTGCGCGGTGAGGAGGGCGCGGATCTCTGGGTGTTCCAGGGGCAGGCGACCGCGACGCCGTTCGGCATGGCGGCGACCGTCGGCTGGCCCCGCGAGGAATGGGGATTCCACCCCGGCTCGATGTCCGAGATGCGGCCGGGCTGTTTCGACGTCCACGAGCGCGTCCGTGACATGAACGTCAACGGCGTGCTGGCCTCGATGTGCTTCCCGACGATGGCCGGCTTCAACGCCCGGACCTTCAGCGAGGCCGGCGACAAGCAGATTTCCTACATCATGCTCCAGGCGTACAACGACTGGCACATCGACGAGTGGTGCGCCACCTACCCCGGCCGGTTCATCCCGCTGGGAATCGTCCCCATGTGGGACGTCGACCTGGCGGTCGCGGAGATCCGGAGGATCGCCCGGAAGGGCTGCCGCGCGATCAGTTTCCTGGAGGCGCCGCACGGGCAGGGCTGGCCGAGCTTCCTGTCGGGCTACTGGGATCCGATGCTGAAGGCGCTCGTCGACGAGGACATGGTGCTCTGCCTGCACATCGGCGGCGCCTGGGACATCGTGCAGCTGGCGCCCGAGGCGCCCGTGGACCATTCCATCGTGATACCGTCGCAGCTGACGATGCTCACCGCGCAGGACCTGCTTTTCGGTCCCACGCTGCGCCGTTTCCCGAAGCTGCGGGTCGCCCTCTCCGAGGGTGGCATCGGCTGGATCCCGTTCTATCTCGACCGTATCGACCGGCATTTCCAGAACCAGACGTGGATCGAGGGCGACTTCGGCGGGAAGCTGCCCTCCGAGGTCTTCCGCGAGCATTTCCTGGCCTGTTTCATCACCGACCCCGCCGGTCTCAAGATGCGGCACGACATCGGCGTCGACGTGATCGCCTGGGAGTGCGACTACCCGCACACCGACACGACCTGGCCGGAGTCGCCGGAGTTCGTGTGGAACGAGCTGCAGGCCGCCGGCGTCCCGGATGCCGAGATCCACAAGATCACCTGGGAGAACAGTGCTCGCTTCTTCAACTGGGACCCGTTCAGCCACGTCCCGAAGGAGCAGGCGACGGTGGGGGCGCTGCGCGCGCAGGCCACCGACGTGGACGTGACGCGGATGTCGCGGGCGGAGTGGCGCAAGCGCAACGAGGCCGCCGGAGTGGGCCGGGTGGAGGCCGACGGACTCCAGGACGTGAGCGCGGCTCGATGA
- a CDS encoding CaiB/BaiF CoA transferase family protein, translating to MSGVMEGVRVLEVAEHTFVPAASALLADWGAEVIKIEHVERGDAMRGLASAGVAAVPADVHVLLEHSNRGKRSLGLDLTSDEGRDLLYRLAATSDVFLTNKLPKVRAKLRIDVESIREHNPRIIYVRGTGQGERGPDADRGSYDSLAFWARAGIASGLTRPEYGHVPSPPAPGFGDSIGAMTIAGGIMGALFHRERTGVAKIVDVSLLGTGLWAMGQALGLSLVLNMPWEPLPLNAMANPLVGNYLTKDGRWLAFSCLQAGRYWPPMCEVIGRPELAVDPRFADHTALRDNSTEAIALLREAFAERTLEEWRSRLADFVGQWAVVQDTREAAVDPQSAANGYIQDLETAAGVPFQLAAAPVQFDEQPSATRRAPQFNEHGDEILAELGLDWDTVVDLKVRGVVA from the coding sequence ATGAGCGGTGTCATGGAGGGCGTCCGCGTCCTCGAGGTCGCCGAGCACACCTTCGTGCCGGCGGCCTCGGCCCTGCTGGCCGACTGGGGCGCGGAGGTCATCAAGATCGAGCACGTCGAGCGCGGCGACGCCATGCGCGGGCTCGCCTCGGCCGGGGTGGCCGCGGTGCCGGCGGACGTCCACGTGCTGCTGGAGCACTCCAACCGCGGGAAGCGCAGCCTGGGCCTCGACCTCACGTCCGACGAGGGCCGCGACCTGCTCTACCGGCTGGCCGCGACGTCCGACGTGTTCCTCACCAACAAGCTGCCTAAGGTGCGGGCGAAGCTGAGGATCGACGTCGAGTCGATCCGCGAGCACAACCCGCGCATCATCTACGTGCGCGGCACCGGCCAGGGCGAGCGGGGCCCCGACGCCGACCGGGGGTCCTACGACTCGCTCGCGTTCTGGGCTCGCGCCGGGATCGCGTCGGGTCTGACCCGTCCGGAGTACGGCCATGTGCCGAGCCCGCCGGCCCCGGGCTTCGGGGACTCGATCGGCGCGATGACGATCGCCGGCGGCATCATGGGCGCTCTGTTCCACCGGGAGCGGACCGGCGTCGCCAAGATCGTGGACGTGTCCCTGCTCGGCACCGGCCTGTGGGCCATGGGCCAGGCGCTCGGGCTCTCGCTGGTGCTGAACATGCCGTGGGAGCCGCTGCCGCTGAACGCGATGGCCAACCCGCTCGTCGGCAACTACCTCACCAAGGACGGGCGCTGGCTGGCGTTCTCCTGCCTGCAGGCGGGCCGGTACTGGCCGCCGATGTGCGAGGTGATCGGGCGGCCGGAGCTGGCGGTCGACCCCCGGTTCGCCGACCACACGGCGCTGCGGGACAACAGCACCGAGGCGATCGCCCTGCTGCGCGAGGCCTTCGCGGAGCGCACGCTCGAGGAGTGGCGGTCGCGGCTGGCCGACTTCGTCGGCCAGTGGGCGGTCGTGCAGGACACGCGGGAGGCCGCGGTCGACCCCCAGTCCGCCGCGAACGGCTACATCCAGGACCTCGAGACGGCGGCCGGCGTGCCGTTCCAGCTGGCCGCCGCGCCGGTGCAGTTCGACGAGCAGCCGTCGGCCACCCGCCGGGCGCCGCAGTTCAACGAGCACGGCGACGAGATCCTCGCGGAGCTCGGGCTCGACTGGGACACGGTCGTGGACCTCAAGGTGCGCGGCGTCGTCGCGTAG
- a CDS encoding SDR family oxidoreductase, whose product MTLFDAFRYDGKRVLVVGGATGMGAAAAELAQSAGAEVVVMDYAEVTLPGAKSIHVNLADAASIDAAVEQVGGPVHALFSAAGVADGTPGIERINFIGHRYLIDRLLAGGLLPRGSAIGFISSAAGLGWEGNLPLLKEFLDITDFDAATLWVQEHGKADYTWSKQAICAYVARESFALQKRGIRVNAICPGPTDTPLAQANKEMWLGFGADYRAELGIEAATPLEQAYPLLFLCSDAAVGVSGITVVTDAGYCSSGITGSYPAATANVNYFFGR is encoded by the coding sequence ATGACCTTGTTCGACGCGTTCCGCTACGACGGGAAGCGGGTCCTCGTCGTCGGCGGGGCGACCGGTATGGGCGCGGCCGCCGCCGAGCTGGCGCAGAGCGCCGGCGCCGAGGTCGTGGTCATGGACTACGCCGAGGTCACGCTGCCCGGCGCCAAGTCCATCCACGTCAACCTGGCGGACGCGGCGTCGATCGACGCGGCCGTCGAGCAGGTCGGCGGGCCGGTGCACGCGCTGTTCTCCGCCGCCGGTGTCGCCGACGGCACGCCCGGCATCGAGCGGATCAACTTCATCGGCCATCGGTATCTCATCGACCGCCTGCTGGCCGGGGGCCTGCTGCCCCGGGGCTCGGCCATCGGCTTCATCTCGTCGGCGGCCGGCCTCGGCTGGGAGGGCAACCTCCCGCTGCTCAAGGAATTCCTCGACATCACCGACTTCGACGCGGCGACGCTGTGGGTCCAGGAGCACGGCAAGGCCGACTACACGTGGAGCAAGCAGGCGATCTGCGCCTACGTGGCTCGCGAGTCGTTCGCGCTGCAGAAGCGGGGCATCCGCGTCAACGCCATCTGCCCCGGCCCCACCGACACGCCGCTGGCCCAGGCCAACAAGGAGATGTGGCTCGGCTTCGGCGCCGACTACCGGGCCGAGCTCGGCATCGAGGCGGCGACGCCGCTGGAGCAGGCCTACCCGCTGTTGTTCCTCTGCAGCGACGCCGCCGTGGGCGTCAGCGGCATCACCGTCGTCACCGACGCGGGCTACTGCAGCTCCGGCATCACCGGAAGCTACCCGGCCGCGACGGCGAACGTGAACTACTTCTTCGGCCGCTAG